The following proteins are co-located in the Cryptococcus neoformans var. grubii H99 chromosome 1, complete sequence genome:
- a CDS encoding pre-mRNA-splicing factor SLT11, with protein sequence MPAKHDINKVGVESSDFPILCETCLGPNPYVRMNKQEFGHECKVCNRPFTVFRWNPGEGRMKKTEICTTCAKIKGVCQTCLLDLEFGLPTQVRDAALARKAQAPSSDINKQYYIQNLEAQMAESPDGLAYDSEVANRAGREMLKNLARTDPYYKRNRPHICSFFVKGECKRGAECPFRHEMPKENETQKPSQQSLVDRYYGRNDPVAKKILSQNAESKGLKAPEDKSITTLLFLGLPQCNDSHVRASLVGACPFVKPSDVKSISIVEASHCAFVNFNQRSIAERTADALAAQGGIEVEGKKAKIVWGRARPQKKAAAAVEGSAASA encoded by the exons ATGCCTGCAAAACACGATATCAAC AAAGTAGGGGTGGAGAGTTCAGACTTCCCTATATT ATGCGAAACCT GCCTTGGTCCCAACCCTTATGTTCGAATG AACAAACAAGAATTTGGACACGAATGTAAAGTCTGCAACCGTCCCTTTACTGTATTCCGATGGAATCCTGGAGAAGGtcgaatgaagaagacggaaaTCTGTACGACCTGTGCCAAGATAAAGGGTGTATGTCAGACGTGTCTTTTGGACTT AGAGTTTGGATTACCGACCCAAGTCCGAGATGCTGCTTTGGCAAGAAAGGCTCAAGCTCCTTCGTCAGATATCAACAAGC AATATTATATCCAAAACCTTGAAGCTCAAATGGCCGAATCCCCAGATGGCCTTGCTTATGACTCTGAGGTGGCAAATCGCGCAGGCCGAGAAATGCTCAAAAATCTCGCGCGGACGGATCCATACTACAAGCGGAATAGGCCTCACATCTGTAGTTTCTTTGTCAAAGGAGAATGTAAACGAGGAGCCGAGTGCCCTTTCCG ACACGAAATGCCAAAGGAGAACGAAACGCAGAAACCTAGTCAGCAGAGCCTTGTGGATAGATATTACGGCAGGAACGATCCTGTGGCCAAAAAGATTTTGAGTCAGAATGCGGAGAGTAAAGGCTTAAAAGCGCCAGAGGACAAGTCAATT ACGACCCTGTTGTTTTTAGGATTACCTCAATGCAACGACTCTCACGTTAGGGCGTCTCTGGTTGGTGCTTGCCCTTTCGTCAAGCCATCGGACGTGaaatccatctccatcgtTGAAGCTAGTC ATTGTGCGTTCGTCAACTTTAACCAGCGTTCTATAGCGGAGCGAACGGCAGATGCGCTTGCGGCCCAAGGAGGCATTGAAGtggagggaaagaaggctaAAATTGTTTGGGGAAGGGCACGAccgcagaagaaggcagcTGCTGCCGTGGAAGGATCAGCGGCTTCAGCTTAA
- a CDS encoding uracil-DNA glycosylase, whose product MSPKARSISSYFIKPAAATASAASQKPISTAAKDPPASPSNQSKENIEKVSPNADKGSATPASGLAKKRKLDEAAMNATPTGKMAKVTESASSTLPFKPSRATSIAQFRERIAGRPSLLSLLELEMSTMGEDWFLALQEEFTKPYFVKLKEFVTAEQQSKKVFPPAGDIYSWSRFCPLKDVRVVIIGQDPYHDDGQAHGLAFSVRKGVRVPPSLRNMYQEMAQEVPGFVQPKHGDLTEWAKHGVLLLNTSLTVRAHEAGSHAKAGWDQFTAAVLKVVTNRLAPASGSNVGGNGVVFMAWGAHAAKMCAGIDTNKHLLLKSAHPSPLSASRGFFGNGHFKKANGWLEERYGTGGGIDWKSLGA is encoded by the exons ATGTCCCCAAAAGCTCgctcaatctcttcctaCTTTATCAAGCCAGCCGCAGCAACCGCATCAGCCGCGTCCCAGAAACCTATCAGCACTGCAGCTAAAGATCCTCCGGCAAGCCCATCCAACCAGTCTAAAGAGAACATTGAGAAAGTGTCACCAAATGCTGATAAGGGCAGCGCTACGCCCGCCTCTGGGCTAgccaaaaaaaggaaacTTGACGAGGCCGCTATGA ACGCGACACCAACGGGTAAGATGGCCAAAGTGACAGAGTCCGCTAGCAGCACTCTACCCTTTAAGCCTTCACGCGCGACCTCTATCGCCCAGTTCCGTGAACGAATCGCCGGACGCCCATCACTTCTCTCCTTGCTGGAACTTGAAATGTCAACCATGGGAGAAGACTGGTTCTTGGCGCTTCAAGAGGAATTCACAAAGCCCTACTTTGTCAAG CTGAAGGAATTTGTAACTGCTGAACAACAAAGCAAAAAGGTTTTCCCTCCTG CTGGGGACATTTACTCCTGGTCTAGGTTTTGTCCGTTGAAGGACGTTCGCGTAGTCATCATTG GCCAAGACCCTTATCAC GATGATGGACAAGCCCATGGTCTCGCCTTTTCTGTTCGAAAAGGCGTAAGagttcctccttctttaAGAAACATGTACCAAGAGATGGCTCAAGAGGTCCCTGGATTTGTTCAGCCGAAACATGG CGATCTGACTGAATGGGCGAAACATGGCGTATTACTGCTCAACACTTCCCTTACTGTTCGTGCACACGAG GCTGGCTCTCATGCAAAAGCGGGATGGGATCAGTTTACAGCAGCTGTACTCAAGGTCGTCACAAACCGATTGGCACCTGCTTCTGGATCAAATGTCGGTGGAAACGGAGTCGTCTTCATGGCATGGGGAGCCCATGCAGCAAAGATGTGTGCTGGTATCGATACG AACAAGCACTTGTTGCTTAAATCCGCACATCCAAGCCCTCTTTCTGCCAGTCGAGGATTTTTCGGAAATGGTCATTTTAAGAAAGCTAACGGGTGGCTTGAAGAGAGGTATGGGACCGGTGGAGGTATTGACTGGAAGAGTTTGGGCGCTTAA
- a CDS encoding glutamine synthetase, translating into MSPSPTENAPTNLEELKELLKNDNKVKVAGVDVEGVLRGKIMSKAKLLSSVKSEGFNFCSVIFGWDIHDQAYNKELLVANWDNGYRDLFAIIDLSTFRRLKWEKDIPFFLCRFVIPETGEILPVDPRSLIAKVTDKGKNMGYKCMSGAEFEYFQFAETTKTLADKNFRNLNPLTPGMHGYSILRPTLNMDYFHDLYDMAVDFGIEVEGHHTETGPGVFETALGYTDASRMADNACLFKLVAKSIGMKYGISPTFMAKPWGDLPGCSGHIHVSLQDKNGKNIFAVSDEEAANGGRKDAAFEDVKYLSQEGEWFLAGLLEGMPDVVPMFCPTINSYKRLQGGQAMWAPDTATYGYDSRAASVRLLTAPGVPGYATRFEVRVPGADMNPYFAMSAIFALGLRGIEQKRALPYGPIGSPGVSRDTVKHLPTSLDSATEAFMKKDSLAREVFGNFFVDHYGGTREHEVELHKKAVTDWEVARYFELV; encoded by the exons ATGTCCCCATCACCAACAGAGAATGCCCCAACCAACCTCGAAGAACTCAAGGAGCTCTTGAAGAATGACAACAAGGTCAAAGTAGCAG GCGTGGACGTTGAAGGTGTACTCAGGGGCAAGATCATGAGCAAGGCAAAGCTGCTTTCATCGGTCAAGTCTGAAGGCTTCAATTTTTGTAGCGTTATCTTTGGATGGGATA TCCATGATCAGGCCTACAACAAGGAGCTCCTTGTCGCCAACTGGGATAATGGTTATCGTGATTTGTTCGCTATTATCGATCTTTCCACCTTCCGCCGACTgaaatgggaaaaggatattccctttttcttATGTCGATTTGTCATTCCGGAAACGGGAGAGATCCTCCCTGTTGACCCCAGAAGTTTGATCGCAAAGGTCACTGACAAGGGAAAAAATATGGGATACAAGTGCATGAGTGGTGCGGAATTCGAA TACTTTCAGTTCGCCGAAACTACCAAAACATTGGCAGACAAGAATTTCAGGAATCTAAACCCTCTTACTCCTGGCA TGCACGGTTACTCTATCTTACGGCCTACACTTAATATGGACTACTTCCACGATCTGTATGACATGGCTGTTGACTTTGGAATCGAGGTCGAAGGGCATC ATACGGAGACCGGCCCAGGAGTGTTTGAAACGGCTCTCGGTTACACTGATGCTTCCAGAATGGCCGACAATGCCTGCCTGTTCAAGCTTGTCGCCAAGAGCATCGGTATGAAATACGGTATATCTCCCACTTTCATGGCTAAACCGTGGGGAGAT CTTCCTGGATGCTCTGG CCACATTCATGTTTCACTGCAAGACAAGAACGGCAAGAATATCTTTGCAGTCTCTGACGAGGAGGCGGCCAatggtggaagaaaagacgCTGCTTTCGAGGACGTCAAGTATCTGTCacaagaaggagagtggTTCCTGGCCGGCTTGCTTGAGGGCATGCCTGACG TGGTGCCGATGTTCTGTCCCACCATCAACTCCTACAAACGGTTACAAGGGGGACAG GCTATGTGGGCTCCTGACACAGCGACTTACGGTTATGACTCTCGAGCAGCCTCTGTACGATTACTCACGGCCCCAGGTGTACCGGGTTATGCTACCCGATTTGAAGTTCGAGTACCCGGTGCCGAC ATGAACCCTTACTTTGCCATGTCCGCCATCTTCGCTCTCGGACTTCGTGGTATTGAGCAAAAACGGGCTTTGCCTTACGGCCCCATCGGCTCTCCCGGCGTCTCTCGCGATACTGTGAAGCACCTTCCTACATCCTTGGACAGTGCAACGGAGGCGTTTATGAAAAAGGATAGTTTGGCGAGAGAGGTTTTTGGTAACTTTTTTGTAGACCATTACGGAGGAACCAGGGAGCACGAGGTTGAACTGCATAAAAAGGCTGTCACTGATTGGGAGG TTGCTCGATACTTTGAGTTGGTGTAA
- a CDS encoding V-type H -transporting ATPase 54 kDa subunit — protein sequence MVTAVHPIPPPFFSPYLDDQCNKINAKPVPWEGYQRAKLLSADELSLLKSLSKLPSAQRPTVLATQGPQYAKLYIDLLRKLQRVDTVQAVLVSISDMLADNSTIPYFHNLASPEHPDDPYGPIVKCLSMDEEFPVLGSLRILSLLIATDPKPFPNDLVPTLLSSLQKLLNGSRLPLWEVAAQVLGAILGTKQFRKSVWNEENCVSGLIKSLKTNPNPQAQYWAITCLWQLSFEKEVAENLDKKYDVVAILTDIAKAAVKEKVTRVVVATFRNLLAIAPSQNLPSMFVTKLLPFIVSLQSRKWSDEEIVEDLDYLKDELKSRLDGLSTYDEYVKELESGRLVWSPAHETEDFWKENGIRIGQEEGGKAVKRLVELITTSKDPLVLAVATHDIGQFIKYGGDRSKQTIDNLHGKTRVMELMSHENGDVRYQALMTVQRLMSQHWSK from the exons ATGGTTACTGCAGTACACCCTATTCCacctcccttcttctccccttaTCTAGATGACCAGTGCAACAAGATCAACGCTAAACCTGTTCCGTGGGAG GGTTACCAGAGGGCAAAACTGCTTTCAGCAGATGAACTTTCGCTCCTGAAGTCTCTCAGCAAGCTT CCCTCCGCTCAACGACCTACGGTATTGGCTACTCAAGGTCCTCAATATGCTAAGCTTTACATCGACTTACTCCGAAAGCTTCAGCGAGTAGATACTGTCCAGGCGGTGCTTGTATCTATCAGCGACATGCTTGCTGACAACTCGACCATCCCTTACTTTCACAATCTTGCCTCGCCGGAGCACCCCGATGATCCTTACGGGCCTATCGTCAAGTGTTTGAGtatggatgaagaatttCCTGTATTGGGAAGCTTGAGGATATTGTCGCTTTTGATTGC CACCGATCCCAAGCCCTTCCCCAACGACCTCGTTCCTACTTTACTCTCATCCCTACAAAAGCTATTAAACGGCAGTCGATTGCCCCTGTGGGAAGTTGCTGCCCAGGTCCTTGGTGCTATTCTCGGGACCAAGCAGTTCAGGAAGTCCGTatggaatgaagaaaatTGCGTCTCAGG ACTTATCAAATCTTTGAAGACAAACCCCAATCCCCAAGCGCAATATTGGGCTATCACATGTCTTTGGCAACTGTCGTTCGAGAAAGAAGTGGCGGAAAACTTGGACAAGAAGTATGACGTCGTGGCGATTTTGACTGATATAGCTAAGGCTGCggtgaaagaaaaagttACTCGGGTCGTAGTGGCTACTTTCAGG AACCTGCTCGCCATCGCGCCTTCCCAGAATCTCCCTTCCATGTTTGTTACAAAACTGCTACCCTTCATTGTTTCACTTCAGTCGCGTAAATGGTCCGATGAGGAGATTGTTGAAGACCTTGACTACCTCAAGGATGAGCTGAAATCCCGCTTGGATGGACTTAGCACATATGACGAGTACGTTAAGGAGCTTGAAAGTGGTCGCTTAGTCTGGTCACCTGCACATGAGACGGAGGACTTttggaaggagaatggaaTTAGGATTGGACAGGAAGAGGGCGGAAAGGCAGTCAA GCGCTTAGTCGAGCTTATCACGACAAGTAAAGATCCTCTTGTTCTCGCTGTTGCCACACATGATATCGGTCAGTTTATCAAGTACGGTGGTGACCGATCTAAACA GACCATCGACAACTTGCATGGCAAGACGCGTGTGATGGAACTGATGAGTCACGAGAATGGGGATGTTAGGTATCAGGCGTTGATGACAGTGCAGAGATTGATGAGCCAACACTGGTCAAAGTAA